In a genomic window of Piliocolobus tephrosceles isolate RC106 chromosome 1, ASM277652v3, whole genome shotgun sequence:
- the UBAP2L gene encoding ubiquitin-associated protein 2-like isoform X16, with product MMTSVGTNRARGNWEQPQNQNQTQHKQRPQATAEQIRLAQMISDHNDADFEEKVKQLIDITGKNQDECVIALHDCNGDVNRAINVLLEGNPDTHSWEMVGKKKGVSGQKDGGQTESNEEGKENRDRDRDYSRRRGGPPRRGRGASRGREFRGQENGLDGTKSGGPSGRGTERGRRGRGRGRGGSGRRGGRFSAQGMGTFNPADYAEPANTDDNYGNSSGNTWNNTGHFEPDDGTSAWRTATEEWGTEDWNEDLSETKIFTASNVSSVPLPAENVTITAGQRIDLAVLLGKTPSTMENDSSNLDPSQAPSLAQPLVFSNSKQTAISQPASGNTFSHHSMVSMLGKGFGDVGEAKGGSTTGSQFLEQFKTAQALAQLAAQHSQSGSTTTSSWDMGSTTQSPSLVQYDLKNPSDSTVHSPFTKRQAFTPSSTMMEVFLQEKSPAVATSTAAPPPPSSPLPSKSTSAPQMSPGSSDNQSSSPQPAQQKLKQQKKKASLTSKIPALAVEMPGSADISGLNLQFGALQFGSEPVLSDYESTPTTSASSSQAPSSLYTSTASESSSTISSNQSQESGYQSGPIQSTTYTSQNNAQGPLYEQRSTQTRRYPSSISSSPQKDLTQAKNGFSSVQATQLQTTQSVEGATGSAVKSDSPSTSSIPPLNETVSAASLLTTTNQHSSSLGGLSHSEEIPNTTTTQHSSTLSTQQNTLSSSTSSGRTSTSTLLHTSVESEANLHSSSSTFSTTSSTVSAPPPVVSVSSSLNSGSSLGLSLGSNSTVTASTRSSVATTSGKAPPNLPPGVPPLLPNPYIMAPGLLHAYPPQVYGYDDLQMLQTRFPLDYYSIPFPTPTTPLTGRDGSLASNPYSGDLTKFGRGDASSPAPATTLAQPQQNQTQTHHTTQQTFLNPALPPGYSYTSLPYYTGVPGLPSTFQYGPAVFPVAPTSSKQHGVNVSVNASATPFQQPSGYGSHGYNTGVSVTSSNTGVPDISGSVYSKTQSFEKQGFHSGTPAASFNLPSALGSGGPINPATAAAYPPAPFMHILTPHQQPHSQILHHHLQQDGQDILNFVDDQLGE from the exons ATGATGACGTCGGTGGGCACTAACCGAGCCCGGGGAAACTGGGAACAAcctcaaaaccaaaaccagacaCAGCACAAGCAGCGGCCACAG GCCACTGCAGAACAAATTAGACTTGCACAGATGATTTCGGACCATAATGATGCTGACTTTGAGGAGAAGGTGAAACAA ttgaTTGATATTACAGGAAAGAACCAGGATGAATGTGTGATTGCTTTGCATGACTGCAATGGAGATGTCAACAGAGCCATCAATGTTCTTCTGGAAGGAAACCCAGACACG CATTCCTGGGAGATGGTCGGGAAGAAGAAGGGAGTCTCAGGCCAGAAGGATGGTGGCCAGACGGAATCCAACGAGGAAGGCAAAGAAAATCGAGACCGGGACAGAGACTATAGTCGGCGACGTGGTGGGCCACCAAGACGGGGGAGAGGTGCCAGCCGTGGACGAGAGT ttcgAGGTCAGGAAAATGGATTGGATGGCACCAAGAGTGGAGGGCCTTCTGGAAGAGGAACAGAAAGAGGCAGAAGGGGCCGTGGCCGAGGCAGAG GTGGCTCTGGTAGGCGAGGAGGAAGGTTTTCTGCTCAAGGAATGGG aaccTTTAACCCAGCTGATTATGCAGAACCAGCCAATACTGATGATAACTATGGCAATAGTAGCGGCAATACGTGGAACAACACTGGCCACTTTGAACCAGATGATGGGACGA gTGCATGGAGGACTGCAACAGAGGAGTGGGGGACTGAAGACTGGAATGAAGAT CTTTCTGAGACCAAGATCTTCACTGCCTCTAACGTGTCTTCAGTGCCTCTGCCTGCGGAGAATGTGACAATCACTGCTGGTCAGAG AATTGACCTTGCTGTTCTGCTGGGGAAGACACCATCTACAATGGAGAATGATTCATCTAATCTGGATCCGTCTCAGGCTCCTTCTCTGGCCCAGCCTCTGGTGTTCAGTAATTCGAAGCAGACTGCCATATCACAGCCTGCTTCAGGGAACACATTTTCTCATCACAGTATG GTGAGCATGTTAGGGAAAGGATTTGGTGATGTCGGTGAAGCTAAAGGCGGCAGTACTACGGGCTCCCAGTTCTTGGAGCAATTCAAGACTGCCCAAGCCCTGGCTCAGTTGGCAGCTCAGCATTCTCAGTCTGGAAGCACCACCACCTCCTCTTGGGACATGGGCTCAACGACACAATCCCCATCACTGGTGCAGTATG ATTTGAAGAACCCAAGTGATTCAACAGTGCACAGCCCCTTTACAAAGCGCCAGGCTTTTACCCCATCTTCAACCATGATGGAGGTGTTCCTTCAGGAGAAGTCACCTGCAGTGGCTACCTCCACAGCTGCACCTCCACCTCCGTCTTCTCCTCTGCCAAGCAAATCCACGTCGGCTCCACAGATGTCGCCTGGATCTTCAGACAACCAGTCCTCTAGCCCTCAGCCGGCTCAGCAGAAACTgaaacagcagaagaaaaaagcCTCCTTGACTTCTAAG ATTCCTGCTCTGGCTGTGGAGATGCCTGGCTCAGCAGATATCTCAGGGCTAAACCTGCAGTTTGGGGCATTGCAGTTTGGGTCAGAGCCTGTCCTTTCTGATTATGAGTCCACCCCCACCACGAGCGCCTCTTCAAGCCAGGCTCCAAGCAGCCTGTATACCAGCACGGCCAG TGAATCTTCCTCTACAATTTCATCTAACCAGAGTCAGGAGTCTGGTTATCAGAGCGGCCCAATTCAGTCGACAACCTATACCTCCCAAAATAATGCTCAGGGCCCTCTTTATGAACAGAGATCCACACAGACTCGGCGGTACCCCAGCTCCATCtcttcatcaccccaaaaggaccTGACTCAGGCAAAG aatgGCTTCAGTTCTGTGCAGGCCACGCAGTTACAGACCACACAATCTGTTGAAG GTGCTACCGGCTCTGCAGTGAAATCTGATTCACCTTCCACTTCTAGCATCCCCCCTCTCAATGAAACGGTATCTGCAGCTTCCTTACTGACGACAACCAATCAGCATTCATCCTCCTTGGGTGGCTTGAGCCACAGTGAGGAGATTCCAAATACTACCACCACACAACACAGCAG CACGTTATCTACACAGCAGAATACCCTTTCATCATCAACATCTTCTGGGCGCACTTCGACATCCACTCTTTTG CACACAAGTGTGGAGAGTGAGGCGAATCTCCATTCTTCCTCCAGCACTTTTTCCACCACATCCAGCACAGTCTCTGCACCTCCCCCAGTGGTCAGTGTCTCCTCCAGTCTCAATAGTGGCAGTAGCCTGGGCCTCAGCCTAGGCAGCAACTCCACTGTCACAGCCTCGACTCGAAGCTCAGTTGCTACGACTTCAG GAAAAGCTCCTCCCAACCTCCCTCCTGGGGTCCCGCCGTTGTTGCCTAATCCGTATATTATGGCTCCAGGGCTGTTACATGCCTACCCG CCACAAGTATATGGTTATGATGACTTACAGATGCTTCAGACAAGATTTCCATTG GATTACTACAGCATCCCATTTCCCACACCCACTACTCCGTTGACTGGGAGGGATGGTAGCCTGGCCAGCAACCCTTATTCTG GTGACCTCACAAAGTTCGGCCGTGGGGatgcctcctccccagccccggCCACAACCTTGGCCCAACCCCAACAGAACCAGACGCAGACTCACCATACCACGCAGCAGACATTCCTGAACCCGGCGCTGCCTCCTGGCTACAGTTACACCAGCCTGCCATACTATACAGGGGTCCCGGGCCTCCCCAGCACCTTCCAGTATGGGCCTGCTGTGTTCCCT GTGGCTCCTACCTCTTCCAAGCAGCATGGTGTGAATGTCAGTGTGAATGCATCGGCCACCCCTTTCCAACAGCCGAGTGGATATGGGTCTCATGGATACAACACTG
- the UBAP2L gene encoding ubiquitin-associated protein 2-like isoform X17, giving the protein MMTSVGTNRARGNWEQPQNQNQTQHKQRPQATAEQIRLAQMISDHNDADFEEKVKQLIDITGKNQDECVIALHDCNGDVNRAINVLLEGNPDTHSWEMVGKKKGVSGQKDGGQTESNEEGKENRDRDRDYSRRRGGPPRRGRGASRGRECMHGALSKPAVVRGQENGLDGTKSGGPSGRGTERGRRGRGRGRGGSGRRGGRFSAQGMGTFNPADYAEPANTDDNYGNSSGNTWNNTGHFEPDDGTSAWRTATEEWGTEDWNEDLSETKIFTASNVSSVPLPAENVTITAGQRIDLAVLLGKTPSTMENDSSNLDPSQAPSLAQPLVFSNSKQTAISQPASGNTFSHHSMVSMLGKGFGDVGEAKGGSTTGSQFLEQFKTAQALAQLAAQHSQSGSTTTSSWDMGSTTQSPSLVQYDLKNPSDSTVHSPFTKRQAFTPSSTMMEVFLQEKSPAVATSTAAPPPPSSPLPSKSTSAPQMSPGSSDNQSSSPQPAQQKLKQQKKKASLTSKIPALAVEMPGSADISGLNLQFGALQFGSEPVLSDYESTPTTSASSSQAPSSLYTSTASESSSTISSNQSQESGYQSGPIQSTTYTSQNNAQGPLYEQRSTQTRRYPSSISSSPQKDLTQAKNGFSSVQATQLQTTQSVEGATGSAVKSDSPSTSSIPPLNETVSAASLLTTTNQHSSSLGGLSHSEEIPNTTTTQHSSTLSTQQNTLSSSTSSGRTSTSTLLHTSVESEANLHSSSSTFSTTSSTVSAPPPVVSVSSSLNSGSSLGLSLGSNSTVTASTRSSVATTSGKAPPNLPPGVPPLLPNPYIMAPGLLHAYPPQVYGYDDLQMLQTRFPLDYYSIPFPTPTTPLTGRDGSLASNPYSGDLTKFGRGDASSPAPATTLAQPQQNQTQTHHTTQQTFLNPALPPGYSYTSLPYYTGVPGLPSTFQYGPAVFPVAPTSSKQHGVNVSVNASATPFQQPSGYGSHGYNTGRKYPPPYKHFWTAES; this is encoded by the exons ATGATGACGTCGGTGGGCACTAACCGAGCCCGGGGAAACTGGGAACAAcctcaaaaccaaaaccagacaCAGCACAAGCAGCGGCCACAG GCCACTGCAGAACAAATTAGACTTGCACAGATGATTTCGGACCATAATGATGCTGACTTTGAGGAGAAGGTGAAACAA ttgaTTGATATTACAGGAAAGAACCAGGATGAATGTGTGATTGCTTTGCATGACTGCAATGGAGATGTCAACAGAGCCATCAATGTTCTTCTGGAAGGAAACCCAGACACG CATTCCTGGGAGATGGTCGGGAAGAAGAAGGGAGTCTCAGGCCAGAAGGATGGTGGCCAGACGGAATCCAACGAGGAAGGCAAAGAAAATCGAGACCGGGACAGAGACTATAGTCGGCGACGTGGTGGGCCACCAAGACGGGGGAGAGGTGCCAGCCGTGGACGAGAGTGTATGCATGGGGCTTTATCAAAACCAGCTGTGG ttcgAGGTCAGGAAAATGGATTGGATGGCACCAAGAGTGGAGGGCCTTCTGGAAGAGGAACAGAAAGAGGCAGAAGGGGCCGTGGCCGAGGCAGAG GTGGCTCTGGTAGGCGAGGAGGAAGGTTTTCTGCTCAAGGAATGGG aaccTTTAACCCAGCTGATTATGCAGAACCAGCCAATACTGATGATAACTATGGCAATAGTAGCGGCAATACGTGGAACAACACTGGCCACTTTGAACCAGATGATGGGACGA gTGCATGGAGGACTGCAACAGAGGAGTGGGGGACTGAAGACTGGAATGAAGAT CTTTCTGAGACCAAGATCTTCACTGCCTCTAACGTGTCTTCAGTGCCTCTGCCTGCGGAGAATGTGACAATCACTGCTGGTCAGAG AATTGACCTTGCTGTTCTGCTGGGGAAGACACCATCTACAATGGAGAATGATTCATCTAATCTGGATCCGTCTCAGGCTCCTTCTCTGGCCCAGCCTCTGGTGTTCAGTAATTCGAAGCAGACTGCCATATCACAGCCTGCTTCAGGGAACACATTTTCTCATCACAGTATG GTGAGCATGTTAGGGAAAGGATTTGGTGATGTCGGTGAAGCTAAAGGCGGCAGTACTACGGGCTCCCAGTTCTTGGAGCAATTCAAGACTGCCCAAGCCCTGGCTCAGTTGGCAGCTCAGCATTCTCAGTCTGGAAGCACCACCACCTCCTCTTGGGACATGGGCTCAACGACACAATCCCCATCACTGGTGCAGTATG ATTTGAAGAACCCAAGTGATTCAACAGTGCACAGCCCCTTTACAAAGCGCCAGGCTTTTACCCCATCTTCAACCATGATGGAGGTGTTCCTTCAGGAGAAGTCACCTGCAGTGGCTACCTCCACAGCTGCACCTCCACCTCCGTCTTCTCCTCTGCCAAGCAAATCCACGTCGGCTCCACAGATGTCGCCTGGATCTTCAGACAACCAGTCCTCTAGCCCTCAGCCGGCTCAGCAGAAACTgaaacagcagaagaaaaaagcCTCCTTGACTTCTAAG ATTCCTGCTCTGGCTGTGGAGATGCCTGGCTCAGCAGATATCTCAGGGCTAAACCTGCAGTTTGGGGCATTGCAGTTTGGGTCAGAGCCTGTCCTTTCTGATTATGAGTCCACCCCCACCACGAGCGCCTCTTCAAGCCAGGCTCCAAGCAGCCTGTATACCAGCACGGCCAG TGAATCTTCCTCTACAATTTCATCTAACCAGAGTCAGGAGTCTGGTTATCAGAGCGGCCCAATTCAGTCGACAACCTATACCTCCCAAAATAATGCTCAGGGCCCTCTTTATGAACAGAGATCCACACAGACTCGGCGGTACCCCAGCTCCATCtcttcatcaccccaaaaggaccTGACTCAGGCAAAG aatgGCTTCAGTTCTGTGCAGGCCACGCAGTTACAGACCACACAATCTGTTGAAG GTGCTACCGGCTCTGCAGTGAAATCTGATTCACCTTCCACTTCTAGCATCCCCCCTCTCAATGAAACGGTATCTGCAGCTTCCTTACTGACGACAACCAATCAGCATTCATCCTCCTTGGGTGGCTTGAGCCACAGTGAGGAGATTCCAAATACTACCACCACACAACACAGCAG CACGTTATCTACACAGCAGAATACCCTTTCATCATCAACATCTTCTGGGCGCACTTCGACATCCACTCTTTTG CACACAAGTGTGGAGAGTGAGGCGAATCTCCATTCTTCCTCCAGCACTTTTTCCACCACATCCAGCACAGTCTCTGCACCTCCCCCAGTGGTCAGTGTCTCCTCCAGTCTCAATAGTGGCAGTAGCCTGGGCCTCAGCCTAGGCAGCAACTCCACTGTCACAGCCTCGACTCGAAGCTCAGTTGCTACGACTTCAG GAAAAGCTCCTCCCAACCTCCCTCCTGGGGTCCCGCCGTTGTTGCCTAATCCGTATATTATGGCTCCAGGGCTGTTACATGCCTACCCG CCACAAGTATATGGTTATGATGACTTACAGATGCTTCAGACAAGATTTCCATTG GATTACTACAGCATCCCATTTCCCACACCCACTACTCCGTTGACTGGGAGGGATGGTAGCCTGGCCAGCAACCCTTATTCTG GTGACCTCACAAAGTTCGGCCGTGGGGatgcctcctccccagccccggCCACAACCTTGGCCCAACCCCAACAGAACCAGACGCAGACTCACCATACCACGCAGCAGACATTCCTGAACCCGGCGCTGCCTCCTGGCTACAGTTACACCAGCCTGCCATACTATACAGGGGTCCCGGGCCTCCCCAGCACCTTCCAGTATGGGCCTGCTGTGTTCCCT GTGGCTCCTACCTCTTCCAAGCAGCATGGTGTGAATGTCAGTGTGAATGCATCGGCCACCCCTTTCCAACAGCCGAGTGGATATGGGTCTCATGGATACAACACTG GAAGAAAATATCCACCCCCTTACAAGCATTTCTGGACGGCTGAGAGCTAA
- the UBAP2L gene encoding ubiquitin-associated protein 2-like isoform X13, which yields MMTSVGTNRARGNWEQPQNQNQTQHKQRPQATAEQIRLAQMISDHNDADFEEKVKQLIDITGKNQDECVIALHDCNGDVNRAINVLLEGNPDTHSWEMVGKKKGVSGQKDGGQTESNEEGKENRDRDRDYSRRRGGPPRRGRGASRGRECMHGALSKPAVVRGQENGLDGTKSGGPSGRGTERGRRGRGRGRGGSGRRGGRFSAQGMGTFNPADYAEPANTDDNYGNSSGNTWNNTGHFEPDDGTSAWRTATEEWGTEDWNEDLSETKIFTASNVSSVPLPAENVTITAGQRIDLAVLLGKTPSTMENDSSNLDPSQAPSLAQPLVFSNSKQTAISQPASGNTFSHHSMVSMLGKGFGDVGEAKGGSTTGSQFLEQFKTAQALAQLAAQHSQSGSTTTSSWDMGSTTQSPSLVQYDLKNPSDSTVHSPFTKRQAFTPSSTMMEVFLQEKSPAVATSTAAPPPPSSPLPSKSTSAPQMSPGSSDNQSSSPQPAQQKLKQQKKKASLTSKIPALAVEMPGSADISGLNLQFGALQFGSEPVLSDYESTPTTSASSSQAPSSLYTSTASESSSTISSNQSQESGYQSGPIQSTTYTSQNNAQGPLYEQRSTQTRRYPSSISSSPQKDLTQAKNGFSSVQATQLQTTQSVEGATGSAVKSDSPSTSSIPPLNETVSAASLLTTTNQHSSSLGGLSHSEEIPNTTTTQHSSTLSTQQNTLSSSTSSGRTSTSTLLHTSVESEANLHSSSSTFSTTSSTVSAPPPVVSVSSSLNSGSSLGLSLGSNSTVTASTRSSVATTSGKAPPNLPPGVPPLLPNPYIMAPGLLHAYPPQVYGYDDLQMLQTRFPLDYYSIPFPTPTTPLTGRDGSLASNPYSGDLTKFGRGDASSPAPATTLAQPQQNQTQTHHTTQQTFLNPALPPGYSYTSLPYYTGVPGLPSTFQYGPAVFPVAPTSSKQHGVNVSVNASATPFQQPSGYGSHGYNTGVSVTSSNTGVPDISGSVYSKTQQSFEKQGFHSGTPAASFNLPSALGSGGPINPATAAAYPPAPFMHILTPHQQPHSQILHHHLQQDGQDILNFVDDQLGE from the exons ATGATGACGTCGGTGGGCACTAACCGAGCCCGGGGAAACTGGGAACAAcctcaaaaccaaaaccagacaCAGCACAAGCAGCGGCCACAG GCCACTGCAGAACAAATTAGACTTGCACAGATGATTTCGGACCATAATGATGCTGACTTTGAGGAGAAGGTGAAACAA ttgaTTGATATTACAGGAAAGAACCAGGATGAATGTGTGATTGCTTTGCATGACTGCAATGGAGATGTCAACAGAGCCATCAATGTTCTTCTGGAAGGAAACCCAGACACG CATTCCTGGGAGATGGTCGGGAAGAAGAAGGGAGTCTCAGGCCAGAAGGATGGTGGCCAGACGGAATCCAACGAGGAAGGCAAAGAAAATCGAGACCGGGACAGAGACTATAGTCGGCGACGTGGTGGGCCACCAAGACGGGGGAGAGGTGCCAGCCGTGGACGAGAGTGTATGCATGGGGCTTTATCAAAACCAGCTGTGG ttcgAGGTCAGGAAAATGGATTGGATGGCACCAAGAGTGGAGGGCCTTCTGGAAGAGGAACAGAAAGAGGCAGAAGGGGCCGTGGCCGAGGCAGAG GTGGCTCTGGTAGGCGAGGAGGAAGGTTTTCTGCTCAAGGAATGGG aaccTTTAACCCAGCTGATTATGCAGAACCAGCCAATACTGATGATAACTATGGCAATAGTAGCGGCAATACGTGGAACAACACTGGCCACTTTGAACCAGATGATGGGACGA gTGCATGGAGGACTGCAACAGAGGAGTGGGGGACTGAAGACTGGAATGAAGAT CTTTCTGAGACCAAGATCTTCACTGCCTCTAACGTGTCTTCAGTGCCTCTGCCTGCGGAGAATGTGACAATCACTGCTGGTCAGAG AATTGACCTTGCTGTTCTGCTGGGGAAGACACCATCTACAATGGAGAATGATTCATCTAATCTGGATCCGTCTCAGGCTCCTTCTCTGGCCCAGCCTCTGGTGTTCAGTAATTCGAAGCAGACTGCCATATCACAGCCTGCTTCAGGGAACACATTTTCTCATCACAGTATG GTGAGCATGTTAGGGAAAGGATTTGGTGATGTCGGTGAAGCTAAAGGCGGCAGTACTACGGGCTCCCAGTTCTTGGAGCAATTCAAGACTGCCCAAGCCCTGGCTCAGTTGGCAGCTCAGCATTCTCAGTCTGGAAGCACCACCACCTCCTCTTGGGACATGGGCTCAACGACACAATCCCCATCACTGGTGCAGTATG ATTTGAAGAACCCAAGTGATTCAACAGTGCACAGCCCCTTTACAAAGCGCCAGGCTTTTACCCCATCTTCAACCATGATGGAGGTGTTCCTTCAGGAGAAGTCACCTGCAGTGGCTACCTCCACAGCTGCACCTCCACCTCCGTCTTCTCCTCTGCCAAGCAAATCCACGTCGGCTCCACAGATGTCGCCTGGATCTTCAGACAACCAGTCCTCTAGCCCTCAGCCGGCTCAGCAGAAACTgaaacagcagaagaaaaaagcCTCCTTGACTTCTAAG ATTCCTGCTCTGGCTGTGGAGATGCCTGGCTCAGCAGATATCTCAGGGCTAAACCTGCAGTTTGGGGCATTGCAGTTTGGGTCAGAGCCTGTCCTTTCTGATTATGAGTCCACCCCCACCACGAGCGCCTCTTCAAGCCAGGCTCCAAGCAGCCTGTATACCAGCACGGCCAG TGAATCTTCCTCTACAATTTCATCTAACCAGAGTCAGGAGTCTGGTTATCAGAGCGGCCCAATTCAGTCGACAACCTATACCTCCCAAAATAATGCTCAGGGCCCTCTTTATGAACAGAGATCCACACAGACTCGGCGGTACCCCAGCTCCATCtcttcatcaccccaaaaggaccTGACTCAGGCAAAG aatgGCTTCAGTTCTGTGCAGGCCACGCAGTTACAGACCACACAATCTGTTGAAG GTGCTACCGGCTCTGCAGTGAAATCTGATTCACCTTCCACTTCTAGCATCCCCCCTCTCAATGAAACGGTATCTGCAGCTTCCTTACTGACGACAACCAATCAGCATTCATCCTCCTTGGGTGGCTTGAGCCACAGTGAGGAGATTCCAAATACTACCACCACACAACACAGCAG CACGTTATCTACACAGCAGAATACCCTTTCATCATCAACATCTTCTGGGCGCACTTCGACATCCACTCTTTTG CACACAAGTGTGGAGAGTGAGGCGAATCTCCATTCTTCCTCCAGCACTTTTTCCACCACATCCAGCACAGTCTCTGCACCTCCCCCAGTGGTCAGTGTCTCCTCCAGTCTCAATAGTGGCAGTAGCCTGGGCCTCAGCCTAGGCAGCAACTCCACTGTCACAGCCTCGACTCGAAGCTCAGTTGCTACGACTTCAG GAAAAGCTCCTCCCAACCTCCCTCCTGGGGTCCCGCCGTTGTTGCCTAATCCGTATATTATGGCTCCAGGGCTGTTACATGCCTACCCG CCACAAGTATATGGTTATGATGACTTACAGATGCTTCAGACAAGATTTCCATTG GATTACTACAGCATCCCATTTCCCACACCCACTACTCCGTTGACTGGGAGGGATGGTAGCCTGGCCAGCAACCCTTATTCTG GTGACCTCACAAAGTTCGGCCGTGGGGatgcctcctccccagccccggCCACAACCTTGGCCCAACCCCAACAGAACCAGACGCAGACTCACCATACCACGCAGCAGACATTCCTGAACCCGGCGCTGCCTCCTGGCTACAGTTACACCAGCCTGCCATACTATACAGGGGTCCCGGGCCTCCCCAGCACCTTCCAGTATGGGCCTGCTGTGTTCCCT GTGGCTCCTACCTCTTCCAAGCAGCATGGTGTGAATGTCAGTGTGAATGCATCGGCCACCCCTTTCCAACAGCCGAGTGGATATGGGTCTCATGGATACAACACTG